From one Halothece sp. PCC 7418 genomic stretch:
- the rplK gene encoding 50S ribosomal protein L11 produces MAKKVVALIKLALPAGKANPAPPVGPALGQHGVNIMAFCKEYNAKTADQAGMVIPVEISVYEDRSFTFTLKTPPAAVLLKKAAGIEKGSSEPNRQTVGSITRAQLQEIAETKMPDLNSNDIEAAMKVVEGTARNMGITVKD; encoded by the coding sequence ATGGCAAAAAAAGTTGTCGCACTTATTAAATTGGCACTTCCTGCGGGAAAAGCCAACCCCGCCCCTCCCGTTGGTCCAGCTTTGGGTCAACATGGGGTTAATATTATGGCGTTTTGTAAAGAATACAACGCTAAAACCGCAGACCAAGCAGGAATGGTCATCCCAGTAGAAATTTCGGTGTATGAAGACCGAAGTTTTACCTTTACCCTGAAAACCCCTCCTGCTGCTGTGTTATTAAAGAAAGCAGCAGGGATTGAAAAAGGGTCTAGTGAACCGAACCGACAAACTGTGGGCAGTATTACCCGCGCCCAATTGCAAGAAATTGCAGAAACCAAAATGCCTGACCTCAACTCCAATGATATTGAGGCAGCGATGAAAGTGGTAGAAGGTACTGCCCGTAACATGGGTATTACCGTTAAAGACTAA